In the genome of Gordonia rubripertincta, one region contains:
- a CDS encoding NAD(P)-dependent alcohol dehydrogenase, which yields MPTTVNAYMATAADRPLEPATIERRDLGPNDVAIAIAYAGICHSDIHTARNEWNGTTFPVVPGHEIAGTVSAVGDSVTRYAVGDRVGVGCFVDSCRECEPCRLGEEQYCERGNTGTYNAVGRDGQRTHGGYSTSIVVDENYVCRIPEGIALDVAAPLLCAGITLYSPLRHWEAGPGKKVAIVGLGGLGHVGVKIAHALGAEVTVLSQSLKKMEDGLRLGADHYYATSDPQTFRELRGRFDLILNTVSANLDMGKYLGMLALDGTLVELGLPEHPIEVPAGALIGKRRNFSGSMIGGIAQTQEMLEFCAEHGIGAEIEVISADQINDAYDRVVASDVRYRFVIDTATL from the coding sequence ATGCCCACGACGGTCAACGCGTACATGGCCACGGCAGCAGATCGCCCGCTCGAACCGGCCACGATCGAGCGGCGCGACCTCGGCCCGAACGATGTCGCGATCGCCATCGCCTACGCCGGCATCTGCCACTCCGACATCCACACCGCGCGAAACGAGTGGAACGGCACCACGTTCCCGGTGGTGCCGGGGCACGAGATCGCCGGCACGGTCTCGGCGGTCGGTGACAGCGTCACCCGCTACGCCGTCGGCGACCGCGTGGGCGTCGGCTGCTTCGTCGACTCCTGCCGCGAATGCGAGCCGTGCCGCCTCGGCGAGGAGCAGTACTGCGAGCGGGGTAACACCGGAACCTACAACGCGGTCGGCCGCGACGGGCAGCGCACCCATGGTGGATACAGCACGTCCATCGTCGTCGACGAGAACTATGTCTGCCGCATCCCGGAGGGCATCGCGCTCGATGTGGCGGCTCCGCTGCTCTGCGCAGGGATCACCCTGTATTCGCCTCTGCGGCACTGGGAGGCGGGCCCCGGTAAGAAGGTGGCCATCGTCGGGCTCGGCGGCCTGGGGCACGTCGGCGTCAAGATCGCGCACGCACTCGGCGCGGAGGTGACGGTGCTGTCGCAGTCGCTGAAGAAGATGGAGGACGGCCTGCGTCTGGGCGCCGACCACTATTACGCGACGAGCGATCCGCAGACCTTCCGTGAGCTGCGGGGGCGGTTCGACCTCATCCTCAACACCGTTTCGGCCAACCTCGACATGGGGAAGTACCTCGGCATGCTCGCGCTCGACGGCACGCTCGTCGAACTCGGTCTGCCCGAACATCCGATCGAGGTCCCGGCCGGAGCCCTGATCGGCAAGCGCCGCAACTTCTCCGGTTCCATGATCGGCGGGATCGCGCAGACCCAGGAGATGCTCGAGTTCTGCGCCGAACACGGTATCGGTGCCGAGATCGAGGTGATCTCCGCGGACCAGATCAACGACGCCTACGACCGCGTGGTCGCCTCGGACGTGCGCTACCGCTTCGTGATCGACACCGCCACACTCTGA
- a CDS encoding ABC1 kinase family protein, giving the protein MTINSSVDDGRRTQLHPVSPIAEVTRFGTTTAHAAAGLGRFVLHTAGDALRGRAPSAARAAHELRSTFEHLGPTYVKLGQLIASSPGVFSDALSSEFETLLDRVKPADPDAMRAQFVAELGRPPEEVFARFDPVPIASASIAQVHTATLHSGEEVVVKIQRPGIADRLAPDVAILERIAGLVEISEYGRMLSARHVVEDFAAGLDAELDFRIEADTMREWFECLQPGPFGDRVRVPRVYDEFTTPRVLTMERIHAVRIDDAAAVRAAGHDGVALCRNLLLSLLDSAFHGGLFHGDLHAGNVLVDDAGKIVLLDFGIVGRFTPRTRRILRQLVVDLVVRADYESAGRAIFLLGAVHKPGSTAKGAEDIKKVTTPLSTTDLGSMSYTDLGRQLAAVAKAHDARLPRELVLVGKQLLYVEKYMKLLAPRWKAMSDKEIYGYMAGILKEAERDRRADRTRTN; this is encoded by the coding sequence GTGACCATCAACAGCTCGGTCGACGACGGTCGGCGCACGCAGTTGCATCCGGTGTCGCCCATCGCCGAGGTCACGCGATTCGGGACGACCACCGCGCACGCGGCTGCGGGCCTCGGACGGTTCGTCCTCCACACGGCAGGCGACGCTCTTCGCGGTCGCGCACCCAGTGCTGCGCGCGCCGCGCACGAACTGCGCTCCACCTTCGAACATCTCGGCCCGACCTACGTGAAGCTCGGGCAGCTCATCGCATCCAGCCCCGGTGTCTTCTCCGACGCTCTCTCCTCGGAGTTCGAGACGCTGCTCGACCGCGTGAAGCCGGCCGATCCCGACGCCATGCGCGCACAGTTCGTCGCCGAACTCGGACGCCCACCCGAAGAGGTGTTCGCCCGGTTCGATCCGGTGCCGATCGCCTCGGCGTCGATCGCGCAGGTCCACACCGCAACCCTGCACAGCGGCGAAGAGGTGGTCGTCAAGATCCAGCGGCCCGGGATCGCCGACCGCCTCGCACCCGACGTCGCGATCCTCGAGCGGATCGCCGGACTCGTCGAGATCTCCGAGTACGGCCGAATGCTCAGTGCGCGGCACGTCGTCGAAGACTTCGCGGCCGGTCTGGACGCCGAACTCGATTTCCGGATCGAGGCCGACACCATGCGCGAGTGGTTCGAGTGCCTGCAACCGGGCCCCTTCGGCGACCGCGTCCGCGTCCCGCGGGTCTACGACGAGTTCACGACGCCACGCGTGCTCACGATGGAGCGCATCCACGCAGTCCGGATCGACGACGCCGCGGCGGTGCGGGCGGCCGGGCACGACGGCGTCGCGCTGTGCCGCAACTTGCTGCTCTCACTGCTCGACTCGGCATTCCACGGCGGCCTCTTCCACGGCGACCTGCACGCCGGGAACGTCCTCGTCGACGATGCCGGGAAGATTGTGCTGCTCGACTTCGGCATCGTCGGGCGGTTCACCCCCCGCACCCGTCGCATACTTCGTCAGCTCGTCGTCGACCTGGTGGTTCGGGCGGACTACGAATCCGCAGGTCGCGCCATCTTCCTGCTCGGCGCAGTGCACAAACCCGGATCGACGGCCAAGGGCGCCGAGGACATCAAGAAGGTGACGACCCCGCTGTCGACGACCGACCTGGGCTCGATGTCCTACACCGACCTGGGCCGACAGCTCGCCGCAGTGGCCAAGGCCCACGATGCCCGCCTCCCCCGCGAGCTGGTCCTCGTCGGTAAGCAGTTGCTGTATGTCGAGAAGTACATGAAGCTCCTCGCCCCGCGGTGGAAAGCCATGTCGGACAAAGAGATCTACGGGTACATGGCCGGCATCCTGAAGGAGGCCGAACGCGATCGGCGCGCCGATCGGACCCGCACGAACTGA
- a CDS encoding alpha/beta fold hydrolase, giving the protein MTQSSPDARDAEPHADSDAADAPRHETIDLGHITLHALEWGPVDGPVAVCLHGFPDSAWTWRLLAPELVAAGYRVVAPFTRGYAPSDIPRDRDFHVAALAYDAREIHRAVGAGPDAVLIGHDWGALTVNALSHRSDNPYSAVVAMSVPPIPAIRRAVAEGPGAVRLLARQAAMSWYIGFNQLPWLPERSLGWLIPLLWRRWRLRRPGTPRPNYDLDVDRALAALPTRAHRAAVLGYYRAMLRPRVDARYADLSRDWLREPRCRTLYLHGADDGCMQSRFTDHVRGVLPDGSATAVIADAGHFLHLDRPEEVNRRIVMFVAGTRGGQQGDTGPASFVD; this is encoded by the coding sequence ATGACCCAGAGCTCACCAGACGCGCGCGACGCCGAACCCCACGCCGACTCCGACGCCGCCGACGCCCCGCGACACGAGACCATCGACCTCGGTCACATCACCCTCCACGCGCTGGAGTGGGGTCCGGTCGACGGCCCGGTTGCGGTGTGCCTCCACGGTTTTCCGGATTCGGCGTGGACGTGGCGTCTCCTCGCCCCCGAACTCGTTGCCGCCGGGTACCGCGTCGTCGCACCGTTCACCCGCGGATACGCACCGTCGGACATACCGCGCGACAGGGACTTTCATGTCGCGGCTCTCGCCTACGACGCCCGTGAGATCCATCGGGCGGTCGGCGCCGGACCCGACGCGGTACTCATCGGGCACGACTGGGGTGCGCTGACGGTCAACGCCCTGTCCCACCGCTCGGACAACCCGTACTCGGCGGTGGTCGCGATGTCGGTTCCGCCGATACCCGCGATCCGGAGGGCGGTCGCCGAGGGGCCGGGTGCAGTTCGACTCCTGGCGCGGCAGGCGGCCATGAGCTGGTACATCGGATTCAACCAGTTGCCCTGGCTGCCCGAGCGGAGTCTCGGCTGGTTGATCCCCCTGCTGTGGCGCCGCTGGCGGTTACGGCGCCCCGGGACGCCGCGACCGAACTACGACCTCGACGTCGACCGTGCCCTCGCCGCGCTACCGACGCGCGCGCATCGCGCTGCCGTCCTGGGTTACTACCGTGCCATGCTCCGGCCGCGGGTCGACGCGCGCTACGCGGACCTCAGCCGCGACTGGTTGCGTGAACCCCGTTGCCGCACCCTGTATCTGCACGGTGCCGACGACGGCTGCATGCAGTCGAGGTTCACCGACCACGTGCGCGGCGTGTTGCCCGACGGCAGCGCCACCGCGGTCATCGCGGACGCCGGACACTTCCTCCACCTCGATCGCCCGGAGGAGGTGAATCGCCGGATCGTGATGTTTGTCGCCGGGACGCGCGGAGGCCAACAGGGTGACACCGGACCGGCCTCCTTCGTAGACTGA
- a CDS encoding FAD-dependent oxidoreductase: MKTLWFDPANDSDHAGLPDVRPETTPFGTVDTYDQIVVGGGITGLTTGLLLARAGQKVAVLEARHIGAAATGHTTGKLSLLQGTRLSSISSRHGKSAVRDYVDANREGQAWLRHYLTHRGLHVDERAALTFAATESGAKTVEKEFEACRAHDIPVEHVDVPELPFDVKTAIRLEGQAQIDPMVVLRALADDLRGHGGHLYEGVRVQGLRHGTPHTLTTDAGDVRAESVVIATGVPFLDRGGFFARVHPQRSYAAAFTVDEEIPREMYLGADNPSVSLRTATRPGHDGELLLVGGFGHEVGRTKSERQHALDMIAWTEKHFPTARMVARWSAQDYTTIDEVPYVGPLLPTMESVQVATGFAKWGLTNGVAAALSMTGRILGSEPHWSKTVRPWRSSEITKPGSLASAASANAQVAAYMVGGYLGLLKPANSSPAEGDGSVGHSGISPKGVCTVAGQTQSVAPLCTHLYGVLRWNDAEQSWDCPLHGSRFSHSGEVLEGPATRKLFSQDSSDS; this comes from the coding sequence ATGAAAACGCTCTGGTTCGACCCGGCGAACGACTCCGATCACGCCGGACTCCCCGACGTGCGCCCCGAGACCACCCCGTTCGGCACCGTCGACACCTATGACCAGATCGTCGTCGGCGGCGGCATCACCGGTTTGACCACGGGACTCCTGTTGGCCCGGGCCGGACAGAAGGTCGCCGTCCTCGAGGCGCGCCACATCGGCGCCGCCGCGACCGGCCACACCACCGGCAAGCTGTCGTTGCTGCAGGGCACGCGCTTGTCGTCGATCTCGAGCCGGCACGGGAAGTCCGCGGTGCGCGACTACGTCGACGCGAACCGCGAGGGACAGGCCTGGCTCCGGCACTACCTCACCCACCGGGGCCTGCACGTCGACGAGCGCGCGGCGCTGACGTTCGCGGCCACCGAGTCGGGCGCGAAGACCGTGGAGAAGGAGTTCGAGGCCTGCCGAGCGCATGACATCCCGGTCGAGCACGTCGACGTCCCGGAACTCCCGTTCGACGTCAAGACGGCCATCCGCCTCGAGGGTCAGGCGCAGATCGACCCGATGGTGGTGCTCCGCGCACTCGCCGACGACCTGCGCGGCCACGGCGGCCATCTGTACGAGGGAGTCCGCGTGCAGGGTCTGCGCCACGGCACGCCCCACACCCTCACCACCGATGCCGGTGACGTCCGGGCCGAGTCGGTGGTGATCGCGACCGGCGTCCCGTTCCTCGATCGCGGCGGGTTCTTCGCGCGGGTGCATCCACAACGCTCGTATGCGGCGGCTTTCACCGTCGACGAGGAGATCCCGCGGGAGATGTACCTCGGTGCCGACAACCCGTCGGTCTCGCTGCGGACCGCGACCCGCCCGGGCCACGACGGCGAGCTGTTGTTGGTCGGCGGCTTCGGACATGAGGTGGGCCGCACGAAATCCGAACGGCAGCATGCCCTGGACATGATCGCGTGGACCGAGAAGCACTTCCCCACCGCCCGCATGGTGGCGCGGTGGTCGGCACAGGACTACACGACGATCGATGAAGTGCCCTACGTCGGACCACTTCTGCCCACGATGGAGAGCGTCCAGGTCGCCACCGGATTCGCGAAGTGGGGACTCACCAACGGCGTCGCGGCAGCGTTGTCGATGACCGGGCGCATCCTCGGCTCGGAACCCCACTGGTCCAAGACCGTTCGACCCTGGCGCTCCTCCGAGATCACCAAGCCCGGATCGCTCGCGTCGGCGGCATCGGCGAACGCACAGGTCGCGGCGTACATGGTGGGCGGTTACCTCGGTCTGCTGAAGCCGGCGAACTCCTCACCCGCCGAGGGCGACGGCAGCGTCGGGCATTCCGGAATCTCGCCCAAGGGCGTGTGCACCGTGGCGGGACAGACGCAGTCCGTCGCACCGCTGTGCACTCATCTGTACGGCGTGCTTCGCTGGAACGACGCCGAGCAGTCCTGGGACTGCCCGCTGCACGGCTCCCGGTTCAGCCATTCCGGCGAGGTTCTCGAAGGCCCTGCGACTCGAAAACTGTTCTCGCAGGACTCCTCCGACAGCTGA
- the nadB gene encoding L-aspartate oxidase, giving the protein MSTSTYGPGADEAVADRADLVVVGAGIAGLTAALCAAESGLSVVVVNKGPSWRPDRGEQPTSTFYAQGGVAVVMPDVRSTGPDDVDSIDAHLADTLAAGGGLTDPAASRPILADGWSSVSTLIGWGADFDRDADGRLLRTREGGHSVRRIIHAGGDATGAAIQRALNDAVAKRETGPGQFIRFLDDAIVTEVRVVDSRVTGVAYLQNDRLGSVDAPTVLLATGGAGHLYAATTNPSGATCDGIALALRAGAHVADLEFIQFHPTMLYTPGARGRRTLISEAVRGEGGRLVDVHGRSVTDGVHPMGDLAPRDVVANAVETAIELTGHPCVYLDISGVPDFERRFPTVSAGIWAAGLDPADNRIPVVPGAHYLCGGVVTDDEARTAVDGLLAAGEVARTGLHGANRLASNSLLEGLVMGRRAATVAVGRRDLRPDGRPVAAPGPVPILDRDLLQDTMSRRVALRRSAAGLSHAAETIASAPRRVPTTVREVEDAALTLTASAVIAAATARTESRGAHVRTDFPLTVEIGESHTFRLVDGEIQQLGFAGIAV; this is encoded by the coding sequence ATGAGTACGTCCACATACGGACCGGGCGCGGACGAGGCTGTCGCGGATCGTGCCGATCTCGTCGTGGTCGGGGCCGGGATCGCAGGTCTGACCGCCGCACTCTGCGCCGCGGAAAGCGGACTGTCGGTCGTCGTGGTCAACAAGGGCCCCAGCTGGCGTCCCGACCGCGGGGAGCAGCCGACCTCGACGTTCTACGCCCAGGGTGGCGTCGCGGTGGTCATGCCCGATGTGCGCTCGACCGGCCCGGACGACGTCGATTCGATCGATGCGCACCTCGCCGACACGCTCGCCGCCGGCGGTGGCCTCACCGACCCCGCGGCGTCGCGCCCGATCCTGGCCGACGGGTGGTCATCGGTGTCCACGCTGATCGGGTGGGGCGCCGACTTCGACCGCGACGCCGACGGCCGACTCCTGCGCACGCGGGAAGGCGGTCACTCGGTACGACGGATCATCCATGCCGGCGGTGATGCGACGGGCGCCGCCATCCAGCGCGCGCTCAACGACGCCGTCGCCAAACGGGAAACCGGCCCCGGGCAGTTCATCCGCTTCCTCGACGACGCGATCGTCACGGAGGTCAGGGTCGTCGACAGCCGGGTCACGGGGGTGGCCTATCTGCAGAACGACCGGTTGGGCTCGGTCGACGCGCCGACGGTCCTGCTCGCCACCGGCGGTGCGGGCCATCTCTACGCGGCGACGACCAATCCGTCCGGTGCCACCTGCGACGGCATCGCGCTGGCACTACGAGCGGGTGCGCACGTCGCCGACCTCGAATTCATCCAGTTCCACCCGACGATGCTCTACACGCCGGGGGCCCGCGGACGTCGAACGCTCATCAGTGAGGCAGTGCGGGGGGAAGGCGGTCGGCTCGTCGACGTGCACGGACGGTCGGTGACCGACGGCGTGCACCCGATGGGCGACCTCGCGCCCCGCGATGTGGTCGCGAACGCCGTGGAGACCGCCATCGAGCTGACCGGACACCCCTGCGTCTACCTCGACATCAGCGGGGTGCCCGACTTCGAGCGGCGATTCCCGACGGTCAGCGCCGGAATCTGGGCGGCCGGCCTCGACCCGGCCGACAACCGCATCCCCGTCGTACCGGGCGCCCACTACCTCTGCGGTGGCGTGGTGACCGACGACGAGGCGCGCACCGCCGTCGACGGTCTCCTGGCCGCCGGGGAGGTCGCAAGGACCGGCCTGCACGGGGCCAATCGGCTGGCATCGAACAGTCTGCTCGAAGGCCTGGTCATGGGCCGGCGTGCCGCGACGGTCGCCGTCGGACGACGTGACCTGCGGCCGGACGGGCGTCCCGTCGCGGCGCCCGGGCCGGTGCCGATCCTCGACCGCGATCTGCTGCAGGACACGATGTCGCGACGGGTGGCTCTGCGCCGATCCGCCGCCGGGTTGTCACACGCGGCCGAGACGATCGCGAGTGCGCCGCGGCGGGTTCCCACGACGGTGCGCGAGGTCGAGGACGCCGCACTCACGCTGACCGCGTCGGCGGTCATCGCGGCGGCCACCGCTCGCACCGAGTCACGTGGCGCTCACGTCCGAACGGACTTCCCCCTCACGGTCGAGATCGGCGAATCCCACACGTTCCGCCTCGTCGACGGCGAGATCCAACAGTTGGGATTCGCCGGCATCGCGGTCTGA
- a CDS encoding alpha/beta hydrolase codes for MLTRARKRLVAGLVALVAVSGATLVAAPPASAANGCNVEYVRSNAMNRTVPVCIVSAGGGGPKPTLYLLDGLRAPNNNSGWLINTDVARYMAGKGTNVAIPFGGGGSFYTDWQSYDPKLGNNKWETFLTRELPGYMAARHGSDNRRNGIAGLSMSGTSALNLASRHPNFYKAVASYSGYPTVTLPGFTQGIQASVIEMGGNPSNMWGFYPAGSWFQNDPFLSAGNLAGKYVYVSSGSGVGSKYDSSVNPTSANFDPVKFAQMIPLEVAASTSSQLYVGRVALVPGVKLTTRITPDGAHWWDYWQSTFKESWVKTFRPAFF; via the coding sequence ATGCTGACTCGCGCCCGTAAGCGCCTCGTCGCCGGACTCGTGGCTCTCGTGGCCGTGTCAGGTGCCACGCTGGTCGCAGCTCCGCCGGCGTCCGCAGCCAATGGTTGCAACGTCGAATACGTCCGCTCGAACGCCATGAACCGGACCGTGCCCGTGTGCATCGTCTCGGCCGGCGGCGGCGGACCGAAGCCGACGCTGTACCTTCTCGACGGCCTGCGTGCCCCCAACAACAACAGCGGTTGGCTGATCAACACCGATGTCGCCCGCTACATGGCCGGCAAGGGCACGAACGTCGCCATCCCGTTCGGCGGCGGCGGCAGCTTCTACACCGACTGGCAGTCCTACGACCCCAAGCTCGGCAACAACAAGTGGGAGACCTTCCTGACCCGCGAGCTGCCGGGGTACATGGCCGCCCGCCATGGCAGCGACAACCGTCGCAACGGCATCGCCGGCCTGTCGATGTCGGGCACCTCGGCGCTCAACCTCGCGTCGCGCCACCCGAACTTCTACAAGGCAGTCGCGTCCTACAGCGGGTACCCGACGGTGACCCTGCCGGGCTTCACCCAGGGCATCCAGGCCTCGGTCATCGAGATGGGCGGCAACCCCAGCAACATGTGGGGCTTCTACCCGGCCGGCAGCTGGTTCCAGAACGATCCGTTCCTGAGCGCGGGCAACCTGGCCGGCAAATACGTCTACGTCTCGTCCGGTAGCGGCGTCGGCAGCAAGTACGACTCGTCGGTCAACCCGACCAGCGCCAACTTCGACCCGGTCAAGTTCGCGCAGATGATCCCGCTCGAGGTCGCCGCCTCGACCAGCAGCCAGCTGTACGTCGGCCGTGTCGCGCTCGTCCCGGGCGTCAAGCTCACCACCCGGATCACCCCGGACGGTGCGCACTGGTGGGACTACTGGCAGAGCACCTTCAAGGAGTCGTGGGTCAAGACCTTCCGCCCGGCGTTCTTCTGA
- a CDS encoding SRPBCC family protein translates to MYRVERHTSATPAQVWSVLSDGWLYASWVVGASRIRDVDPTWPQAGSKIHHSVGIWPALLNDETQSRESKAGLLELSAAGWPFGRARIRMTIEKNGNGSIIGMEEFVETAPLKWIPPVIQQTIMSPRLNECLTRLAMLAERQPG, encoded by the coding sequence ATGTATCGCGTCGAACGCCACACGTCCGCCACCCCGGCACAGGTCTGGTCGGTGTTGTCCGATGGCTGGCTCTACGCCTCCTGGGTGGTCGGCGCATCGCGGATCCGCGACGTCGACCCCACCTGGCCGCAGGCGGGGTCGAAGATCCACCACTCGGTGGGCATCTGGCCGGCACTGCTGAACGACGAGACCCAGTCGCGCGAATCGAAGGCCGGTTTGCTGGAGCTGTCCGCGGCCGGATGGCCGTTCGGGCGAGCCCGCATCAGGATGACGATCGAGAAGAACGGCAACGGCTCCATCATCGGCATGGAGGAGTTCGTCGAGACCGCACCGCTGAAGTGGATTCCTCCGGTGATCCAGCAGACGATCATGTCGCCGCGACTGAACGAGTGCCTGACCCGCCTGGCGATGCTCGCCGAACGCCAGCCCGGCTGA
- a CDS encoding DUF3068 domain-containing protein: MRRFVPALLAFFGAAFLAVAIAIPLYLVPTLKVVPLDLDITSDATTVAADGSTGDRFPAVIFDRCSVSEDRARTFEAHLTQQRRSVIIEPSDSRQATVQSAQTVLIDRIRDADGQETEPTVAAAGEARTCKDGLLTATIDRVSVNRKTSVPNGAVSSLQLEAVPPGGNVNDVSVALDNRKGFQYKFGFDVQQRDYLYYDLNTRQDCDAKFQDEVEIKGVKTLHFACDVPEKDLSSLPNAQGEAALGTMLTMPAKWWGISGPGVRPNDPITMHRHASAVRHVYVEPITGTIVDGREDQHQYFKSPDQSESNPEVVRNFRMDALKGTFKWSDGIVTKQTDIASGYVTQLNLLGFWLPIVLGVLGVIMLALAVFMFLRGRRDDDAAVATAGPAATAPAADERRTSVIKRDAPAAGTASSAGNPWERPTEQIPKVDGGEPPADGSSTRSFRKQPPPE, from the coding sequence ATGAGACGTTTCGTGCCGGCACTGCTGGCCTTCTTTGGTGCCGCGTTCCTCGCGGTCGCCATTGCCATCCCGCTGTACCTGGTGCCGACGCTCAAGGTGGTGCCGCTCGACCTCGACATCACCTCGGATGCGACGACCGTCGCCGCCGACGGGTCCACCGGTGACCGGTTCCCGGCGGTGATCTTCGATCGTTGCTCGGTGTCGGAGGATCGTGCCCGCACCTTCGAGGCACATCTGACGCAGCAGCGCCGATCGGTGATCATCGAACCGTCGGACAGCCGCCAGGCGACTGTGCAGTCCGCGCAGACCGTCCTGATCGACCGCATCCGCGACGCCGACGGTCAGGAGACCGAACCGACCGTCGCCGCGGCAGGCGAGGCCCGTACCTGCAAGGACGGCCTGCTCACCGCGACCATCGACCGCGTGTCGGTGAACCGTAAGACGTCGGTACCCAACGGTGCCGTGAGCTCGCTGCAGCTCGAGGCCGTGCCGCCGGGCGGCAACGTGAACGACGTCTCGGTCGCCCTCGACAACCGCAAGGGCTTCCAGTACAAGTTCGGCTTCGACGTCCAGCAGCGCGACTACCTGTATTACGACCTCAACACCCGCCAGGACTGCGACGCGAAGTTCCAGGATGAGGTGGAGATCAAGGGCGTCAAGACCCTTCACTTCGCCTGCGACGTCCCGGAGAAGGACCTCTCGAGCCTGCCGAACGCACAGGGCGAAGCCGCCCTCGGCACCATGCTGACGATGCCGGCCAAGTGGTGGGGCATCAGCGGTCCGGGCGTCCGCCCGAACGATCCGATCACGATGCACCGTCACGCGTCGGCCGTGCGCCACGTCTACGTCGAGCCGATCACCGGCACCATCGTCGACGGCCGCGAGGATCAGCACCAGTACTTCAAGTCGCCCGACCAGAGCGAGTCCAACCCCGAGGTCGTGCGCAACTTCCGCATGGACGCGCTCAAGGGCACGTTCAAGTGGAGTGATGGGATCGTCACCAAGCAGACCGACATCGCCAGCGGTTACGTGACGCAGCTGAACCTCCTGGGCTTCTGGCTGCCGATCGTGCTCGGTGTGCTCGGTGTGATCATGCTGGCACTGGCGGTCTTCATGTTCCTCCGCGGACGCCGCGACGACGACGCCGCCGTGGCCACCGCAGGCCCGGCTGCCACCGCGCCCGCCGCAGATGAGCGTCGAACCTCCGTGATCAAGCGGGACGCACCGGCAGCCGGTACCGCCTCGTCGGCCGGCAACCCGTGGGAGCGTCCGACCGAGCAGATCCCGAAGGTCGACGGCGGCGAACCGCCGGCCGACGGCTCGTCGACCCGCTCCTTCCGCAAGCAGCCGCCGCCCGAGTAG
- a CDS encoding metal-sensitive transcriptional regulator, translating into MDEHQHGYIGRKDDYLKRLRRIEGQARGLQRMVEEDSYCIDILTQVSAMTKALQAVSLGLLEEHMAHCVVHAAQESDAAGKEKVDEAMAAIARLVKS; encoded by the coding sequence ATGGACGAGCACCAGCACGGCTACATCGGCCGCAAGGACGACTACCTCAAGCGACTTCGCCGCATCGAGGGTCAGGCACGCGGACTGCAGCGCATGGTCGAAGAGGACTCGTACTGCATCGACATCCTCACCCAGGTGTCGGCCATGACCAAGGCCCTGCAGGCAGTCAGCCTGGGTCTGCTCGAGGAGCACATGGCCCACTGCGTCGTACACGCCGCGCAGGAGAGCGACGCCGCCGGCAAGGAGAAGGTCGACGAGGCCATGGCCGCGATCGCCCGACTCGTGAAGTCCTGA